One Brassica napus cultivar Da-Ae chromosome A1, Da-Ae, whole genome shotgun sequence genomic region harbors:
- the LOC106354568 gene encoding synaptonemal complex protein 1 isoform X1 → MSIARTQLSGYWTGLGLCDLFNFLLNRFTDVSKRTVSSCKPPVLKKASLGYEWLFDRLDRERRKRGRKGDFEMQKLGFPAMKSLDQMRSMAGSGRNLAFSSRQQPHDSVSSGNFSNLKSTAEKLVKEQASMKSDLELANSKLRKSMDHIVALEEKLQNAFNENAKLRVMQKEDEKLWRGMESKFSSTKTLCDQLTETLQHLASQVQEAEKDKELFESKFFTSAEVIDSLKQQMGDLSSRLGVAEENIKSREKELEELKLEKEQTENSYLNELCRTASLLKEKDATIVNSEAAIAEAKLNIENLNLQLEKVRVELTSKEDEAKYLVGVKEKLERDKMDIQLSADNLSEKLINSDQEVKKLEGFVHSLATELAELDKKNLAFVENFDKLNGLYGTHLMLLQKDRDIASDRAQRLYNQLQGELSTVTVQKEALQSSANELYEQKEELKKAKESLVSQLAEERCSAKQEIEKLESEAKCLVSTNSETEAVLSELNEELEALSENLRASENKTQELLLKLSTSEAESKENYEKLQADAERKAEEIEILQKESESNQLRVESLLKEVNQLQSVIEEKELLINQCKENEKKLDQKTKEDKELLAAAETKLLEAKKQYDLMLENKQMELSRHLKELSQRNDQAINEIRRKYDEEKQEIIKAEKEKVEKVIRELSTKYDKELSDCKAESKHQLLSIQEDHASLILTVREEHGNKEFNLNAKHDEELRQAQIQAETELKERVTTIRNEHDAQLKALKCQYEDDCKKLQDELDLQRSKEERQRALLQMQWRVMSDKAPEEQEVSSRKEYSVSSVKVRGSRPPISRKSQHTTVMLDEDEQDSPFVKEAETPGTKMLKKVENTNTRSIMSSQKQHSKVTRREHEAEAKDGRTTKRRKTKGTVMFEEPQRRTTRFTPRAKTTPRRWQP, encoded by the exons ATGTCCATAGCAAGAACTCAATTGAGTGGTTATTGGACCGGTCTGGGCCTCtgtgatttatttaatttcttattAAACCGGTTTACTGACGTCAGCAAACGCACGGTGTCAAGTTGCAAGCCACCGGTGCTGAAAAAAGCTTCATTGGGATATGAGTGGTTATTCGACCGGTTGGACCG GGAGAGGAGGAAGCGCGGGAGAAAAGGCGATTTCGAAATGCAGAAGCTAGGGTTTCCAGCGATGAAGAGCTTGGATCAGATGCGATCGATGGCTGGATCGGGGAGGAACCTCGCCTTCTCCTCGCGTCAACAACCTCACGATTCCGTCTCTTCCGGAAACTTCTCGAATCTCAAGTCTACGGCAG agAAACTGGTGAAGGAACAGGCGTCGATGAAATCCGATCTCGAATTGGCG AACTCTAAGCTGAGAAAGTCGATGGATCATATAGTCGCTTTAGAGGAGAAGCTGCAGAACGCTTTCAACGAGAATGCTAAGCTCAGGGTGATGCAAAAGGAGGATGAAAAGCTTTGGAGAGGGATGGAGTCCAAATTCTCTTCGACGAAGACTCTTTGTGATCAGCTTACTGAGACTCTGCAACACTTGGCTTCCCAGGTTCAAGAAG CTGAGAAGGATAAGGAGCTTTTTGAGTCCAAGTTCTTTACTAGTGCGGAAGTAATAGACTCTTTAAAGCAGCAAATGGGAGACCTGTCTTCAAGATTGGGTGTTGCTGAAGAAAACATCAAAAGCC GGGAGAAGGAACTAGAGGAGCTCAAACTTGAGAAAGAACAGACAGAGAACTCTTATCTGAATGAACTGTGTAGAACCGCCAGTCTCTTAAAGGAGAAAG ATGCTACGATAGTGAACTCTGAAGCAGCTATAGCTGAAGCAAAACTCAACATTGAGAATTTAAACCTCCAACTTGAGAAGGTGCGTGTTGAGTTAACATCAAAGGAAGATGAGGCCAAATACCTTGTTGGAGTCAAGGAGAAGCTAGAACGAGACAAGATGGATATTCAGCTGAGTGCTGATAATCTATCTGAGAAACTGATCAACTCAGACCAGGAGGTCAAGAAGCTCGAGGGATTTGTACACTCTTTGGCAACCGAATTGGCTGAATTGGACAAGAAGAACTTGGCCTTCGTGGAGAACTTTGATAAGCTAAATGGTTTATATGGCACTCACCTTATGTTGCTCCAGAAGGATAGAGATATTGCTTCTGATCGTGCTCAAAGATTATATAATCAACTCCAAGGAGAGTTGTCGACTGTAACCGTCCAAAAAGAAGCTCTGCAGTCATCAGCCAACGAGTTATATGAACAAAAAGAGGAACTGAAGAAAGCCAAAGAGTCATTGGTTTCTCAACTTGCTGAGGAACGCTGCTCTGCAAAGCAGGAAATTGAAAAACTAGAGTCTGAAGCAAAATGTCTGGTTTCAACAAATTCTGAGACAGAAGCAGTATTATCGGAGCTGAATGAGGAATTAGAAGCATTGTCTGAAAATCTGAGGGCCTCAGAGAATAAGACG CAAGAATTGTTGTTAAAGCTTTCGACATCAGAGGCTGAAAGCAAAGAGAACTATGAGAAGCTGCAGGCTGATGCAGAGAGAAAGGCTGAAGAAATTGAGATTTTGCAGAAGGAGAGCGAGAGCAATCAGCTGCGTGTGGAGTCATTGTTGAAAGAGGTGAACCAGCTCCAGAGCGTTATTGAAGAGAAAGAGCTTCTTATCAATCAATGCAAGGAAAATGAGAAGAAGCTGGACCAGAAAACTAAAGAG GACAAGGAGCTACTTGCAGCTGCTGAAACCAAACTTCTAGAGGCGAAGAAGCAATATGATCTGATGCTGGAAAATAAACAGATGGAATTATCTAGACACTTGAAGGAGTTATCTCAGAGGAATGACCAG GCGATTAATGAAATCCGGAGGAAATATGATGAGGAGAAGCAGGAGATTATTAAAGCTGAAAAGGAAAAG GTTGAGAAGGTTATCAGAGAGCTATCcactaaatatgataaagaaCTTTCTGACTGTAAAGCCGAATCAAAGCATCAATTGCTGTCCATTCAAGAGGATCATGCTTCTCTG ATACTCACTGTTCGTGAGGAACATGGAAATAAGGAGTTCAACCTCAATGCCAAGCACGATGAGGAACTGAGACAAGCTCAGATTCAGGCCGAAACTGAATTGAAAGAG AGGGTAACAACAATCAGGAACGAGCATGATGCTCAACTGAAAGCACTTAAGTGTCAGTACGAAGATGATTGCAAGAAGCTGCAAGATGAGTTAGATCTTCAGAGATCAAAA GAAGAGAGGCAAAGAGCTTTGTTGCAGATGCAGTGGAGGGTGATGAGTGACAAAGCTCCAGAAGAGCAAGAAGTGAGCTCTAGGAAG GAATACTCAGTCTCATCTGTCAAAGTGAGAGGCTCTCGTCCTCCTATTAGCAGAAAAAGCCAGCATACAACAGTGATGCTTGATGAAGATGAACAG GATTCCCCTTTTGTAAAGGAAGCAGAAACACCTGGGACAAAGATGCTAAAGAAAGttgaaaatacaaatacaagaaGCATAATGAGCAGCCAAAAGCAACATAGCAAG
- the LOC106354568 gene encoding synaptonemal complex protein 1 isoform X4, producing MSIARTQLSGYWTGLGLCDLFNFLLNRFTDVSKRTVSSCKPPVLKKASLGYEWLFDRLDRERRKRGRKGDFEMQKLGFPAMKSLDQMRSMAGSGRNLAFSSRQQPHDSVSSGNFSNLKSTAEKLVKEQASMKSDLELANSKLRKSMDHIVALEEKLQNAFNENAKLRVMQKEDEKLWRGMESKFSSTKTLCDQLTETLQHLASQVQEAEKDKELFESKFFTSAEVIDSLKQQMGDLSSRLGVAEENIKSREKELEELKLEKEQTENSYLNELCRTASLLKEKDATIVNSEAAIAEAKLNIENLNLQLEKVRVELTSKEDEAKYLVGVKEKLERDKMDIQLSADNLSEKLINSDQEVKKLEGFVHSLATELAELDKKNLAFVENFDKLNGLYGTHLMLLQKDRDIASDRAQRLYNQLQGELSTVTVQKEALQSSANELYEQKEELKKAKESLVSQLAEERCSAKQEIEKLESEAKCLVSTNSETEAVLSELNEELEALSENLRASENKTQELLLKLSTSEAESKENYEKLQADAERKAEEIEILQKESESNQLRVESLLKEVNQLQSVIEEKELLINQCKENEKKLDQKTKEDKELLAAAETKLLEAKKQYDLMLENKQMELSRHLKELSQRNDQAINEIRRKYDEEKQEIIKAEKEKVEKVIRELSTKYDKELSDCKAESKHQLLSIQEDHASLILTVREEHGNKEFNLNAKHDEELRQAQIQAETELKERVTTIRNEHDAQLKALKCQYEDDCKKLQDELDLQRSKEERQRALLQMQWRVMSDKAPEEQEVSSRKEYSVSSVKVRGSRPPISRKSQHTTVMLDEDEQDSPFVKEAETPGTKMLKKVENTNTRSIMSSQKQHSKVTRREHEAEAKDGRTTKRRKTKGTVMFEEPQRRTTRFTPRAKTTPRSECLGHVQVAAISSHPPRSANIGDLFSEGSLNPYADDPYAFD from the exons ATGTCCATAGCAAGAACTCAATTGAGTGGTTATTGGACCGGTCTGGGCCTCtgtgatttatttaatttcttattAAACCGGTTTACTGACGTCAGCAAACGCACGGTGTCAAGTTGCAAGCCACCGGTGCTGAAAAAAGCTTCATTGGGATATGAGTGGTTATTCGACCGGTTGGACCG GGAGAGGAGGAAGCGCGGGAGAAAAGGCGATTTCGAAATGCAGAAGCTAGGGTTTCCAGCGATGAAGAGCTTGGATCAGATGCGATCGATGGCTGGATCGGGGAGGAACCTCGCCTTCTCCTCGCGTCAACAACCTCACGATTCCGTCTCTTCCGGAAACTTCTCGAATCTCAAGTCTACGGCAG agAAACTGGTGAAGGAACAGGCGTCGATGAAATCCGATCTCGAATTGGCG AACTCTAAGCTGAGAAAGTCGATGGATCATATAGTCGCTTTAGAGGAGAAGCTGCAGAACGCTTTCAACGAGAATGCTAAGCTCAGGGTGATGCAAAAGGAGGATGAAAAGCTTTGGAGAGGGATGGAGTCCAAATTCTCTTCGACGAAGACTCTTTGTGATCAGCTTACTGAGACTCTGCAACACTTGGCTTCCCAGGTTCAAGAAG CTGAGAAGGATAAGGAGCTTTTTGAGTCCAAGTTCTTTACTAGTGCGGAAGTAATAGACTCTTTAAAGCAGCAAATGGGAGACCTGTCTTCAAGATTGGGTGTTGCTGAAGAAAACATCAAAAGCC GGGAGAAGGAACTAGAGGAGCTCAAACTTGAGAAAGAACAGACAGAGAACTCTTATCTGAATGAACTGTGTAGAACCGCCAGTCTCTTAAAGGAGAAAG ATGCTACGATAGTGAACTCTGAAGCAGCTATAGCTGAAGCAAAACTCAACATTGAGAATTTAAACCTCCAACTTGAGAAGGTGCGTGTTGAGTTAACATCAAAGGAAGATGAGGCCAAATACCTTGTTGGAGTCAAGGAGAAGCTAGAACGAGACAAGATGGATATTCAGCTGAGTGCTGATAATCTATCTGAGAAACTGATCAACTCAGACCAGGAGGTCAAGAAGCTCGAGGGATTTGTACACTCTTTGGCAACCGAATTGGCTGAATTGGACAAGAAGAACTTGGCCTTCGTGGAGAACTTTGATAAGCTAAATGGTTTATATGGCACTCACCTTATGTTGCTCCAGAAGGATAGAGATATTGCTTCTGATCGTGCTCAAAGATTATATAATCAACTCCAAGGAGAGTTGTCGACTGTAACCGTCCAAAAAGAAGCTCTGCAGTCATCAGCCAACGAGTTATATGAACAAAAAGAGGAACTGAAGAAAGCCAAAGAGTCATTGGTTTCTCAACTTGCTGAGGAACGCTGCTCTGCAAAGCAGGAAATTGAAAAACTAGAGTCTGAAGCAAAATGTCTGGTTTCAACAAATTCTGAGACAGAAGCAGTATTATCGGAGCTGAATGAGGAATTAGAAGCATTGTCTGAAAATCTGAGGGCCTCAGAGAATAAGACG CAAGAATTGTTGTTAAAGCTTTCGACATCAGAGGCTGAAAGCAAAGAGAACTATGAGAAGCTGCAGGCTGATGCAGAGAGAAAGGCTGAAGAAATTGAGATTTTGCAGAAGGAGAGCGAGAGCAATCAGCTGCGTGTGGAGTCATTGTTGAAAGAGGTGAACCAGCTCCAGAGCGTTATTGAAGAGAAAGAGCTTCTTATCAATCAATGCAAGGAAAATGAGAAGAAGCTGGACCAGAAAACTAAAGAG GACAAGGAGCTACTTGCAGCTGCTGAAACCAAACTTCTAGAGGCGAAGAAGCAATATGATCTGATGCTGGAAAATAAACAGATGGAATTATCTAGACACTTGAAGGAGTTATCTCAGAGGAATGACCAG GCGATTAATGAAATCCGGAGGAAATATGATGAGGAGAAGCAGGAGATTATTAAAGCTGAAAAGGAAAAG GTTGAGAAGGTTATCAGAGAGCTATCcactaaatatgataaagaaCTTTCTGACTGTAAAGCCGAATCAAAGCATCAATTGCTGTCCATTCAAGAGGATCATGCTTCTCTG ATACTCACTGTTCGTGAGGAACATGGAAATAAGGAGTTCAACCTCAATGCCAAGCACGATGAGGAACTGAGACAAGCTCAGATTCAGGCCGAAACTGAATTGAAAGAG AGGGTAACAACAATCAGGAACGAGCATGATGCTCAACTGAAAGCACTTAAGTGTCAGTACGAAGATGATTGCAAGAAGCTGCAAGATGAGTTAGATCTTCAGAGATCAAAA GAAGAGAGGCAAAGAGCTTTGTTGCAGATGCAGTGGAGGGTGATGAGTGACAAAGCTCCAGAAGAGCAAGAAGTGAGCTCTAGGAAG GAATACTCAGTCTCATCTGTCAAAGTGAGAGGCTCTCGTCCTCCTATTAGCAGAAAAAGCCAGCATACAACAGTGATGCTTGATGAAGATGAACAG GATTCCCCTTTTGTAAAGGAAGCAGAAACACCTGGGACAAAGATGCTAAAGAAAGttgaaaatacaaatacaagaaGCATAATGAGCAGCCAAAAGCAACATAGCAAG
- the LOC106354568 gene encoding synaptonemal complex protein 1 isoform X3, which yields MDHIVALEEKLQNAFNENAKLRVMQKEDEKLWRGMESKFSSTKTLCDQLTETLQHLASQVQEAEKDKELFESKFFTSAEVIDSLKQQMGDLSSRLGVAEENIKSREKELEELKLEKEQTENSYLNELCRTASLLKEKDATIVNSEAAIAEAKLNIENLNLQLEKVRVELTSKEDEAKYLVGVKEKLERDKMDIQLSADNLSEKLINSDQEVKKLEGFVHSLATELAELDKKNLAFVENFDKLNGLYGTHLMLLQKDRDIASDRAQRLYNQLQGELSTVTVQKEALQSSANELYEQKEELKKAKESLVSQLAEERCSAKQEIEKLESEAKCLVSTNSETEAVLSELNEELEALSENLRASENKTQELLLKLSTSEAESKENYEKLQADAERKAEEIEILQKESESNQLRVESLLKEVNQLQSVIEEKELLINQCKENEKKLDQKTKEDKELLAAAETKLLEAKKQYDLMLENKQMELSRHLKELSQRNDQAINEIRRKYDEEKQEIIKAEKEKVEKVIRELSTKYDKELSDCKAESKHQLLSIQEDHASLILTVREEHGNKEFNLNAKHDEELRQAQIQAETELKERVTTIRNEHDAQLKALKCQYEDDCKKLQDELDLQRSKEERQRALLQMQWRVMSDKAPEEQEVSSRKEYSVSSVKVRGSRPPISRKSQHTTVMLDEDEQDSPFVKEAETPGTKMLKKVENTNTRSIMSSQKQHSKVTRREHEAEAKDGRTTKRRKTKGTVMFEEPQRRTTRFTPRAKTTPRRWQP from the exons ATGGATCATATAGTCGCTTTAGAGGAGAAGCTGCAGAACGCTTTCAACGAGAATGCTAAGCTCAGGGTGATGCAAAAGGAGGATGAAAAGCTTTGGAGAGGGATGGAGTCCAAATTCTCTTCGACGAAGACTCTTTGTGATCAGCTTACTGAGACTCTGCAACACTTGGCTTCCCAGGTTCAAGAAG CTGAGAAGGATAAGGAGCTTTTTGAGTCCAAGTTCTTTACTAGTGCGGAAGTAATAGACTCTTTAAAGCAGCAAATGGGAGACCTGTCTTCAAGATTGGGTGTTGCTGAAGAAAACATCAAAAGCC GGGAGAAGGAACTAGAGGAGCTCAAACTTGAGAAAGAACAGACAGAGAACTCTTATCTGAATGAACTGTGTAGAACCGCCAGTCTCTTAAAGGAGAAAG ATGCTACGATAGTGAACTCTGAAGCAGCTATAGCTGAAGCAAAACTCAACATTGAGAATTTAAACCTCCAACTTGAGAAGGTGCGTGTTGAGTTAACATCAAAGGAAGATGAGGCCAAATACCTTGTTGGAGTCAAGGAGAAGCTAGAACGAGACAAGATGGATATTCAGCTGAGTGCTGATAATCTATCTGAGAAACTGATCAACTCAGACCAGGAGGTCAAGAAGCTCGAGGGATTTGTACACTCTTTGGCAACCGAATTGGCTGAATTGGACAAGAAGAACTTGGCCTTCGTGGAGAACTTTGATAAGCTAAATGGTTTATATGGCACTCACCTTATGTTGCTCCAGAAGGATAGAGATATTGCTTCTGATCGTGCTCAAAGATTATATAATCAACTCCAAGGAGAGTTGTCGACTGTAACCGTCCAAAAAGAAGCTCTGCAGTCATCAGCCAACGAGTTATATGAACAAAAAGAGGAACTGAAGAAAGCCAAAGAGTCATTGGTTTCTCAACTTGCTGAGGAACGCTGCTCTGCAAAGCAGGAAATTGAAAAACTAGAGTCTGAAGCAAAATGTCTGGTTTCAACAAATTCTGAGACAGAAGCAGTATTATCGGAGCTGAATGAGGAATTAGAAGCATTGTCTGAAAATCTGAGGGCCTCAGAGAATAAGACG CAAGAATTGTTGTTAAAGCTTTCGACATCAGAGGCTGAAAGCAAAGAGAACTATGAGAAGCTGCAGGCTGATGCAGAGAGAAAGGCTGAAGAAATTGAGATTTTGCAGAAGGAGAGCGAGAGCAATCAGCTGCGTGTGGAGTCATTGTTGAAAGAGGTGAACCAGCTCCAGAGCGTTATTGAAGAGAAAGAGCTTCTTATCAATCAATGCAAGGAAAATGAGAAGAAGCTGGACCAGAAAACTAAAGAG GACAAGGAGCTACTTGCAGCTGCTGAAACCAAACTTCTAGAGGCGAAGAAGCAATATGATCTGATGCTGGAAAATAAACAGATGGAATTATCTAGACACTTGAAGGAGTTATCTCAGAGGAATGACCAG GCGATTAATGAAATCCGGAGGAAATATGATGAGGAGAAGCAGGAGATTATTAAAGCTGAAAAGGAAAAG GTTGAGAAGGTTATCAGAGAGCTATCcactaaatatgataaagaaCTTTCTGACTGTAAAGCCGAATCAAAGCATCAATTGCTGTCCATTCAAGAGGATCATGCTTCTCTG ATACTCACTGTTCGTGAGGAACATGGAAATAAGGAGTTCAACCTCAATGCCAAGCACGATGAGGAACTGAGACAAGCTCAGATTCAGGCCGAAACTGAATTGAAAGAG AGGGTAACAACAATCAGGAACGAGCATGATGCTCAACTGAAAGCACTTAAGTGTCAGTACGAAGATGATTGCAAGAAGCTGCAAGATGAGTTAGATCTTCAGAGATCAAAA GAAGAGAGGCAAAGAGCTTTGTTGCAGATGCAGTGGAGGGTGATGAGTGACAAAGCTCCAGAAGAGCAAGAAGTGAGCTCTAGGAAG GAATACTCAGTCTCATCTGTCAAAGTGAGAGGCTCTCGTCCTCCTATTAGCAGAAAAAGCCAGCATACAACAGTGATGCTTGATGAAGATGAACAG GATTCCCCTTTTGTAAAGGAAGCAGAAACACCTGGGACAAAGATGCTAAAGAAAGttgaaaatacaaatacaagaaGCATAATGAGCAGCCAAAAGCAACATAGCAAG
- the LOC106354568 gene encoding synaptonemal complex protein 1 isoform X2, with protein MSGYSTGWTGLGASVILFNFLLNRERRKRGRKGDFEMQKLGFPAMKSLDQMRSMAGSGRNLAFSSRQQPHDSVSSGNFSNLKSTAEKLVKEQASMKSDLELANSKLRKSMDHIVALEEKLQNAFNENAKLRVMQKEDEKLWRGMESKFSSTKTLCDQLTETLQHLASQVQEAEKDKELFESKFFTSAEVIDSLKQQMGDLSSRLGVAEENIKSREKELEELKLEKEQTENSYLNELCRTASLLKEKDATIVNSEAAIAEAKLNIENLNLQLEKVRVELTSKEDEAKYLVGVKEKLERDKMDIQLSADNLSEKLINSDQEVKKLEGFVHSLATELAELDKKNLAFVENFDKLNGLYGTHLMLLQKDRDIASDRAQRLYNQLQGELSTVTVQKEALQSSANELYEQKEELKKAKESLVSQLAEERCSAKQEIEKLESEAKCLVSTNSETEAVLSELNEELEALSENLRASENKTQELLLKLSTSEAESKENYEKLQADAERKAEEIEILQKESESNQLRVESLLKEVNQLQSVIEEKELLINQCKENEKKLDQKTKEDKELLAAAETKLLEAKKQYDLMLENKQMELSRHLKELSQRNDQAINEIRRKYDEEKQEIIKAEKEKVEKVIRELSTKYDKELSDCKAESKHQLLSIQEDHASLILTVREEHGNKEFNLNAKHDEELRQAQIQAETELKERVTTIRNEHDAQLKALKCQYEDDCKKLQDELDLQRSKEERQRALLQMQWRVMSDKAPEEQEVSSRKEYSVSSVKVRGSRPPISRKSQHTTVMLDEDEQDSPFVKEAETPGTKMLKKVENTNTRSIMSSQKQHSKVTRREHEAEAKDGRTTKRRKTKGTVMFEEPQRRTTRFTPRAKTTPRRWQP; from the exons ATGAGTGGTTATTCGACCGGTTGGACCGGTCTGGGGGCCTCtgtgattttatttaatttcttattGAACCG GGAGAGGAGGAAGCGCGGGAGAAAAGGCGATTTCGAAATGCAGAAGCTAGGGTTTCCAGCGATGAAGAGCTTGGATCAGATGCGATCGATGGCTGGATCGGGGAGGAACCTCGCCTTCTCCTCGCGTCAACAACCTCACGATTCCGTCTCTTCCGGAAACTTCTCGAATCTCAAGTCTACGGCAG agAAACTGGTGAAGGAACAGGCGTCGATGAAATCCGATCTCGAATTGGCG AACTCTAAGCTGAGAAAGTCGATGGATCATATAGTCGCTTTAGAGGAGAAGCTGCAGAACGCTTTCAACGAGAATGCTAAGCTCAGGGTGATGCAAAAGGAGGATGAAAAGCTTTGGAGAGGGATGGAGTCCAAATTCTCTTCGACGAAGACTCTTTGTGATCAGCTTACTGAGACTCTGCAACACTTGGCTTCCCAGGTTCAAGAAG CTGAGAAGGATAAGGAGCTTTTTGAGTCCAAGTTCTTTACTAGTGCGGAAGTAATAGACTCTTTAAAGCAGCAAATGGGAGACCTGTCTTCAAGATTGGGTGTTGCTGAAGAAAACATCAAAAGCC GGGAGAAGGAACTAGAGGAGCTCAAACTTGAGAAAGAACAGACAGAGAACTCTTATCTGAATGAACTGTGTAGAACCGCCAGTCTCTTAAAGGAGAAAG ATGCTACGATAGTGAACTCTGAAGCAGCTATAGCTGAAGCAAAACTCAACATTGAGAATTTAAACCTCCAACTTGAGAAGGTGCGTGTTGAGTTAACATCAAAGGAAGATGAGGCCAAATACCTTGTTGGAGTCAAGGAGAAGCTAGAACGAGACAAGATGGATATTCAGCTGAGTGCTGATAATCTATCTGAGAAACTGATCAACTCAGACCAGGAGGTCAAGAAGCTCGAGGGATTTGTACACTCTTTGGCAACCGAATTGGCTGAATTGGACAAGAAGAACTTGGCCTTCGTGGAGAACTTTGATAAGCTAAATGGTTTATATGGCACTCACCTTATGTTGCTCCAGAAGGATAGAGATATTGCTTCTGATCGTGCTCAAAGATTATATAATCAACTCCAAGGAGAGTTGTCGACTGTAACCGTCCAAAAAGAAGCTCTGCAGTCATCAGCCAACGAGTTATATGAACAAAAAGAGGAACTGAAGAAAGCCAAAGAGTCATTGGTTTCTCAACTTGCTGAGGAACGCTGCTCTGCAAAGCAGGAAATTGAAAAACTAGAGTCTGAAGCAAAATGTCTGGTTTCAACAAATTCTGAGACAGAAGCAGTATTATCGGAGCTGAATGAGGAATTAGAAGCATTGTCTGAAAATCTGAGGGCCTCAGAGAATAAGACG CAAGAATTGTTGTTAAAGCTTTCGACATCAGAGGCTGAAAGCAAAGAGAACTATGAGAAGCTGCAGGCTGATGCAGAGAGAAAGGCTGAAGAAATTGAGATTTTGCAGAAGGAGAGCGAGAGCAATCAGCTGCGTGTGGAGTCATTGTTGAAAGAGGTGAACCAGCTCCAGAGCGTTATTGAAGAGAAAGAGCTTCTTATCAATCAATGCAAGGAAAATGAGAAGAAGCTGGACCAGAAAACTAAAGAG GACAAGGAGCTACTTGCAGCTGCTGAAACCAAACTTCTAGAGGCGAAGAAGCAATATGATCTGATGCTGGAAAATAAACAGATGGAATTATCTAGACACTTGAAGGAGTTATCTCAGAGGAATGACCAG GCGATTAATGAAATCCGGAGGAAATATGATGAGGAGAAGCAGGAGATTATTAAAGCTGAAAAGGAAAAG GTTGAGAAGGTTATCAGAGAGCTATCcactaaatatgataaagaaCTTTCTGACTGTAAAGCCGAATCAAAGCATCAATTGCTGTCCATTCAAGAGGATCATGCTTCTCTG ATACTCACTGTTCGTGAGGAACATGGAAATAAGGAGTTCAACCTCAATGCCAAGCACGATGAGGAACTGAGACAAGCTCAGATTCAGGCCGAAACTGAATTGAAAGAG AGGGTAACAACAATCAGGAACGAGCATGATGCTCAACTGAAAGCACTTAAGTGTCAGTACGAAGATGATTGCAAGAAGCTGCAAGATGAGTTAGATCTTCAGAGATCAAAA GAAGAGAGGCAAAGAGCTTTGTTGCAGATGCAGTGGAGGGTGATGAGTGACAAAGCTCCAGAAGAGCAAGAAGTGAGCTCTAGGAAG GAATACTCAGTCTCATCTGTCAAAGTGAGAGGCTCTCGTCCTCCTATTAGCAGAAAAAGCCAGCATACAACAGTGATGCTTGATGAAGATGAACAG GATTCCCCTTTTGTAAAGGAAGCAGAAACACCTGGGACAAAGATGCTAAAGAAAGttgaaaatacaaatacaagaaGCATAATGAGCAGCCAAAAGCAACATAGCAAG